A single region of the Branchiostoma lanceolatum isolate klBraLanc5 chromosome 1, klBraLanc5.hap2, whole genome shotgun sequence genome encodes:
- the LOC136426835 gene encoding brefeldin A-inhibited guanine nucleotide-exchange protein 3-like, with translation MEDVLTQISRDASSAKHKAVRDACVAASGLLEIEEQTKSYEPFQLREKVLEALRLAMETKSSKLGQQAVGGIQKMLVDERFHSLGEETREQQMPYQILDTLKVAPNCSDDVQMEIMKLFLSMTCSPNCCNTAHSILIIAEHCFVAHLGGCRQLSTMAKSVVIQTLSFLCHRVLTDSHKSIYKIAFSKISVDTFKSKEASIKTAVTATVSQILCQVAEQLREAQIQSLTDDANDAIAEFSSKDTRGKVESLLGDVMKILKYFCEKISGCCSSVTSQQPSPLLPLYLECVHSMFTSSSPHLQYNQEFLDLVWQQLCPSLIFLLGSPVTDKSVMATSMDDRFVADHGRGSGTSAAAPSVIGPAARTIYGIAAELLRLVGSVESLRPVLQSLWHKILLYPPPQHRLEALKAIKEVLSVPERVIDIAGPSTSDVSTTKHQGHPTKKRKADTDLLKLLVDGIAEASHSSNSDVCYTSVSCIAGLLRSVELISQGQAMTETQIEDINRQMEEAEEEQGRGVTQGDKGLFNGVVAEEESKVKGEEEDTKVNGEEGDTKVKGEEDGSMVETPGTENDGEGESKNEGSVSEEGSKMSEEENIDRIEEQKPEDMSGAGEEGINEEVKASSEEVQEGEEKKEDNEQKGEEKQEGREPGDGASGEDDGKAEQSTLEKEGEEKGQLEAEANSTTTTQEEKIEERKTSIQMPKPQPSLPCSFEMERQMALQRAEMERIAQQNKELERQGARDFVDCLIGVLPSVLPLIEPEGVDDALQTFASRFCAGVMEKHKQGQGSANLPVLNADGVYVSTFSALLLNLKLVRMGHYNGQDCRLPMTQKQFIEDVHDSGVLVYLSSTWLGELYKMIITVNILGAAGYLPASPQCNQALITMLTDIDGIGNRHIGGQMMHDATVSHVLPVQKDAGNEAAVAAGQKLVHNILLTCWDSMVDVMAVPLSAKNSAGISNIALILGTEGAKEQNLKDRDAICMSLDGLRKAARLSCTLGVQERCGAVFAQLANASCISLEPSKPQVSPGDKKGLKAKMNKPQPLRLHAAHVLSMDALLNMGLEMGSHSAECWKHVFRCCAYVSHLEHSHFSGGDNQASLPKVQHQKELPQDMSTTYDDLSGDPEAMYIPAANPVIPSINIHEMITEGRKETGLEMSAKGGGVLSSANAAKAVCRLSADVERLFEEAATSLNLQALVGFLTELRQVSADQLFSTAPEVIDPVMMPKPSGNGSQSSTYLHLSHLGEVMLRCSRSFQRPLLHIMRAWGIVAPHLVEAACHKDRHVSKKAVTCIHDIMIELLNNREEKPHFNFNEALFKPFENLLCLELCDNDVQDQVVSSIAELVEASTTSIKSGWRPLFGALRVVKVYKPKGGDYFISEERHEQPTAPVFDVFEAFLGTENVHVFANAAMDCILCLLKFIRGPGDQDSDSDSDDEDDTDSDFEQVEAPPPDQEETRERGDLCLPALEYLHRCHKTLASMYTMPSCPVFKGANHININNVLKIDTRRGAADSAARKRSASRSGGSDYDSDDEEEEDEDDGRERKMSNYPVFSMDDNTGVIRVWFLLLEGLTGSVTTCPKTYQPQTLELLFKLLRSVAEVPGPQFAVFAVTHLLLPMLQSWVRRSHHVPDFWDTSKANFKHACGLSTDLVVEHTNMFAARDETWVSTDVPVMIRQLLSLLVECIGQPVEAISRLGCACLRHLLLSAGPSFTEEMWSVACEGLLHAVNASLKSVKLLMACFNAGSLEFNGDVGQARVSARTDCSEMECIRIRSLAQQVFLVEDQQASSNPDLEDDNRSYIFLIHPPDMEGSPVGKRIPFKNVVVGLISHQLLLQLLGSLLLSGAGTKSTAEEHILVSTPMSPPGGTAANCESKDSSSNSKQSEHLSGPLDYLSPKNLVKIFECLLESYNTACEFDARPGLKFLFQKVGKLEAAGNLYKQTESSLTFYMHALIEKCQHAGSSFTPEKVKEILYSKERTSSACSTASTEAAPGKGPRRRNFKRAQSFIHPELNIMPDVADNQNWVFLRLNRMVAELCSNYIQMLINKSLGEQGADNITDEPHLFLLSAEAQNPKDEKKKVLMPVPPEKKSTSPMGEVLQIQPQGQTLGQVTTEEPQQGGRRGSTDSGGSSAEGKSSDNKDEARPKEERKERKGKMESIYTLATNKTIDKLVAQYKKHKQHQSMTTFVKEEKQGDRSTSSLMKGPPPVPGKGQNQQQSPEGAAEQNGAKQQPQQQQPRSQQDRKKSEVMKDSDARVQTWTEIVLSTLQLLQKMPDKQFCALLPAVFPCINQLVCHVTDPGLRQAVRDWLERIGKVYGIIP, from the exons ATGGAAGACGTCTTAACGCAGATCTCAAGAGACGCCTCAAGTGCCAAGCACAAGGCGGTTAGAGATGCTTGCGTGGCAGCCAGCG GTTTACTTGAAATTGAAGAACAAACCAAGTCATATGAACCATTCCAACTCAG AGAAAAGGTCCTTGAGGCCTTACGGCTGGCTATGGAGACCAAGAGTAGCAAGCTTGGACAGCAGGCAGTGGGAGGCATACAG AAAATGCTTGTTGACGAGCGGTTCCACTCGCTTGGCGAGGAGACGAGAGAACAACAGATGCCGTACCAGATCCTGGACACACTGAAGGTGGCACCAAACTGTAGCGATGACGTTCAGATGGAGATTATGAAG CTGTTCCTGAGTATGACATGTTCTCCAAACTGCTGTAACACTGCACACTCCATTCTCATTATAGCTGAG CATTGCTTTGTGGCACACCTGGGTGGGTGCAGACAGTTGAGTACCATGGCCAAGTCTGTGGTCATTCAAACGCTCAGTTTCCTCTGCCACCGCGTTCTGACCGACAGTCACAAGTCTATTTACAAGATTGCTTTCTCCAAG ATTTCAGTAGACACTTTCAAGTCCAAAGAAGCTAGCATAAAGACAGCTGTAACAGCTACAGTGAGCCAGATACTGTGCCAGGTGGCAGAGCAGCTACGGGAGGCACAGATCCAGAGTTTG ACTGATGATGCCAATGATGCTATAGCTGAATTCAGCTCAAAAG ATACCAGAGGAAAGGTGGAGTCCCTCCTGGGGGATGTGATGAAGATTCTGAAGTATTTCTGTGAGAAGATATCAGGATGTTGCAG CAGTGTGACCTCTCAGCAGCCCAGCCCCCTGCTCCCCCTGTACCTGGAGTGTGTACATTCCATGTTCACCAGCTCATCACCACACCTACAGTACAACCAGGAGTTCCTAGACCTGGTCTG gCAGCAGCTGTGTCCCTCCCTGATCTTCCTGCTGGGCAGCCCTGTGACTGACAAGTCTGTCATGGCAACCAGTATGGACGACAGGTTTGTGGCCGACCACGGCAGGGGGTCAG GTACATCTGCTGCAGCTCCATCTGTGATTGGCCCAGCAGCTCGCACGATCTACGGGATTGCTGCCGAGCTGCTGCGATTGGTCGGCAGCGTGGAGTCCCTCCGCCCAGTGTTGCAGTCCCTCTGGCACAAGATCCTCCTGTACCCACCTCCTCAACATAGGTTAGAAGCACTCAAGGCTATCAAAGAG GTTTTATCAGTCCCAGAGAGAGTGATAGACATTGCCGGCCCCTCCACCTCAGATGTGAGCACCACTAAACACCAGGGTCACCCGACCAAGAAGAGGAAGGCAGACACAGACCTACTCAAGCT GCTGGTAGATGGCATCGCTGAAGCTTCTCACTCCTCCAACTCCGACGTCTGCTACACCAGCGTGAGCTGCATCGCTGGGCTCCTCCGCTCAGTGGAGCTGATTAGTCAGGGGCAGGCCATGACAGAAACACAGATAGAGGACATCAACAGGCAGATGGAGGAAGCTGAGGAAGagcaggggaggggggtcacCCAGGGAGACAAGGGATTGTTCAATGGGGTTGTGGCAGAGGAAGAGTCAAAGGTTAAAGGTGAAGAGGAAGACACAAAGGTCAACGGTGAAGAGGGagacacaaaggtcaaaggtgaagaagATGGGTCAATGGTTGAGACACCAGGCACCGAAAATGATGGAGAAGGAGAATCTAAGAATGAAGGAAGCGTGTCGGAAGAGGGGTCAAAGATGagtgaagaagaaaacatagaCAGAATAGAAGAACAGAAACCTGAAGATATGAGTGGAGCTGGAGAAGAAGGGATAAATGAAGAAGTCAAAGCTAGTTCTGAAGAAGTCCAGGAGggtgaagaaaagaaagaggaCAACGAACAGAAAGGAGAGGAAAAGCAGGAAGGAAGAGAACCTGGAGATGGTGCCAGTGGGGAGGATGATGGGAAGGCAGAGCAGTCCACTTTAGAGAAAGAGGGGGAGGAAAAGGGACAACTAGAAGCCGAGGCCAACAGCACGACCACCACTCAGGAAGAGAAAATAGAAGAGAGAAAGACTTCCATTCAAATGCCAAAACCGCAACCAAG TTTGCCTTGCAGTTTTGAGATGGAACGCCAGATGGCGCTGCAGAGAGCTGAGATGGAGCGCATTGCTCAGCAGAACAAGGAGCTGGAGAGGCAGGGTGCCCGGGACTTTGTGGACTGTCTGATCGGAGTTCTTCCCTCCGTCCTGCCGCTGATAGAGCCAGAAGGAGTTGACGACGCCTTGCAGACCTTTGCCTCACGATTCTGTGCAG GAGTGATGGAGAAACACAAGCAGGGCCAGGGCTCTGCCAACCTGCCAGTGCTGAATGCTGATGGGGTGTATGTTTCTACCTTCTCTGCGCTGCTGCTGAACCTGAAACTGGTCAGGATGGGCCACTACAATGGACAGGATTGTAGACTGCCCATGACACAG AAACAGTTTATCGAGGATGTCCATGACAGCGGTGTGCTGGTGTACCTGTCCTCCACATGGCTGGGAGAGCTGTACAAGATGATCATCACAGTCAACATCCTGGGGGCTGCAGGCTACCTGCCCGCATCACCACAGTGTAACCAGGCTCTTATAACCATGTTAACAG ACATAGATGGAATTGGGAACAGACACATCGGAGGACAGATGATGCATGACGCCACCGTCAGCCATGTTCTTCCTGTGCAGAAGGATGCTGGGAATGAAGCAGCAGTTGCTGCAG GTCAGAAGCTAGTCCATAATATCCTGCTGACCTGCTGGGACAGCATGGTGGACGTCATGGCTGTCCCTCTCAGCGCCAAGAACTCGGCAGGGATCAGCAACATCGCCCTCATCCTGGGGACGGAGGGGGCGAAAGAGCAGAACCTGAAGGACAGAGACGCCATCTGTATGAGCCTCGATGGGCTGAGGAAGGCTGCAAGGCTCAGTTGCACCCTGG GTGTACAGGAAAGGTGTGGTGCAGTGTTTGCCCAGTTAGCCAACGCCTCGTGTATATCCCTGGAGCCCAGCAAGCCACAGGTGTCCCCCGGGGACAAGAAGGGTCTGAAGGCCAAGATGAATAAGCCCCAGCCCCTCCGTCTGCACGCGGCTCATGTACTGAGCATGGACGCACTGCTCAACATGGGGCTGGAGATGGGCAGTCATTCTGCAGAGTGTTGGAAACATGTCTTCAG GTGCTGTGCCTATGTGTCCCACCTAGAACACTCCCACTTCAGTGGAGGGGACAACCAGGCCAGCCTTCCCAAGGTGCAACACCAGAAGGAGCTTCCACAGGACATGTCAACGACCTATGATGACCTCTCAG GTGACCCTGAAGCCATGTACATCCCGGCAGCCAATCCGGTGATCCCCAGCATCAACATCCATGAGATGATCACGGAGGGGAGGAAGGAGACGGGGCTGGAGATGTCCGCTAAGGGAGGAGGTGTTCTCAGCTCGGCGAACGCAGCAAAGGCCGTGTGCCGGCTGTCAGCTGATGTAGAAAG GTTGTTTGAGGAGGCAGCTACCAGTCTGAACCTGCAAGCCCTGGTGGGTTTCCTGACTGAGCTGAGACAGGTGTCAGCAGATCAGCTGTTCAGTACTGCCCcagaggtcattgaccccgtcATGATGCCTAAACCCTCAG GAAATGGCAGCCAGTCCAGCACATACCTGCACCTGAGTCACCTTGGTGAGGTCATGCTGCGCTGTTCCCGGAGCTTCCAACGACCGCTGCTCCACATCATGCGTGCCTGGGGCATTGTGGCACCTCATCTAGTAGAG GCTGCCTGTCACAAGGATCGCCATGTCTCCAAGAAGGCTGTTACGTGTATCCATGACATCATGATCGAGCTTTTGAACAACCGTGAGGAGAAACCGCACTTCAACTTCAATGAGGCGCTCTTCAAGCCGTTTGAGAACCTCCTGTGTCTGGAGCTGTGTGATAATGACGTACAGGACCAG GTTGTGAGTTCCATAGCGGAGTTGGTTGAGGCCAGCACCACTAGTATCAAGTCAGGCTGGAGACCACTGTTTGGAGCTCTGAGAGTCGTTAAAGTCTACAAACCAAAG GGAGGGGACTATTTCATCAGCGAGGAGCGTCACGAACAGCCGACCGCGCCCGTGTTTGACGTGTTTGAGGCCTTCCTCGGTACGGAGAATGTCCACGTGTTCGCTAACGCCGCCATGGACTGTATCCTGTGTCTGCTCAAGTTCATCCGTGGACCTG GAGATCAAGACAGTGACTCAGACTCTGACGATGAGGATGACACTGACAGTGACTTTGAGCAGGTGGAGGCCCCACCTCCAGACCAGGAGGAGACCAGGGAACGTGGGGACCTGTGTCTGCCTGCCCTGGAGTATCTGCACAGGTGTCACAAGACACTGGCCTCCATGTACACCATGCCTTCATGTCCTGTCTTCAAG GGTGCCAAtcacatcaacatcaacaatgtACTGAAGATAGACACCAGGAGGGGAGCCGCAGATTCAGCAGCCAGGAAGAGATCGGCCTCAAGGTCAGGGGGGTCAGACTACGACAGTGATGACGAGGAAGAGGAGGATGAAGATGATGGAAGAGAGAGGAAGATGTCCAACTATCCGGTCTTCTCAATGGATGACAACACAG GTGTTATCCGGGTGTGGTTCCTGCTCCTTGAAGGTTTGACAGGTTCTGTCACTACCTGTCCTAAGACATACCAGCCTCAGACCCTGGAGCTGCTCTTCAAACTCCTTAGATCTGTTGCAGAAGTGCCAG GTCCCCAGTTTGCAGTGTTCGCAGTGACCCATCTCCTCCTCCCCATGCTCCAATCCTGGGTACGACGCAGTCACCACGTCCCGGACTTCTGGGACACCTCCAAGGCAAACTTCAAACACGCGTGCGGCCTGTCCACGGACCTGGTGGTGGAACACACCAACATGTTCGCCGCACGGGACGAGACCTGGGTGTCCACCGACGTGCCTGTGATGATACGACAGCTGCTGAGTCTGCTGGTGGAGTGTATAGGACAGCCCGTGGAGGCTATATCTAGACTAGGATGTGCCTGTCTTAG ACATTTGCTGCTGAGTGCTGGCCCTTCCTTTACTGAGGAGATGTGGTCGGTGGCGTGTGAGGGACTGCTGCACGCTGTCAACGCCAGTCTGAAGAGCGTGAAGCTGCTCATGGCGTGCTTCAACGCCGGCTCGCTGGAGTTTAACGGGGACGTGGGTCAGGCTAGGGTGTCGGCACGGACTGACTGCTCCGAGATGGAGTGTATCAGGATACGCAGTCTGGCTCAACAG GTGTTTCTAGTAGAGGACCAACAGGCGTCCAGTAACCCTGACCTGGAGGACGACAACCGGTCCTACATCTTCCTCATCCACCCACCTGACATGGAAGGATCGCCTGTGGGGAAAAG GATTCCCTTCAAGAATGTGGTGGTTGGTCTCATCTCCCACCAGCTCCTTCTCCAGCTCCTTGGCTCGTTGCTGTTGTCCGGTGCCGGGACCAAGAGCACTGCAGAGGAACACATCCTCGTCTCCACACCAATGAGTCCCCCTGGTGGGACTGCCGCGAACTGCGAGTCCAAAGACTCCAGCTCAAACAGCAAGCAGTCGGAACATTTGTCGGGACCGCTGGACTATTTGTCCCCTAAAAACCTGGTCAAGATATTCGAGTGCCTGTTAGAGTCGTACAACACGGCCTGTGAGTTCGATGCCCGACCGGGTTTGAAGTTTTTATTCCAGAAGGTGGGGAAGCTGGAGGCTGCGGGGAACCTGTACAAGCAGACTGAAAGTAGCCTCACGTTCTACATGCACGCCCTCATCGAAAAGTGCCAACACGCGGGCTCGAGTTTCACCCCGGAGAAGGTGAAAGAAATTCTTTACAGCAAAGAGCGGACGTCGTCCGCTTGCAGCACGGCAAGCACGGAAGCAGCGCCAGGAAAGGGACCCAGAAGGAGGAACTTTAAGCGAGCGCAGTCGTTCATCCACCCAGAGCTGAACATCATGCCAGACGTGGCAGACAACCAGAACTGGGTTTTCCTTCGGCTGAACCGCATGGTCGCGGAGCTGTGCAGTAATTACATCCAGATGTTGATCAACAAGAGTCTGGGAGAACAGGGAGCCGACAACATCACCGACGAACCCCACCTCTTCCTGCTCAGCGCCGAGGCGCAGAATCCGAAAGACGAGAAGAAGAAGGTCCTGATGCCAGTTCCTCCAGAGAAGAAATCAACAAGCCCCATGGGAGAGGTCCTCCAGATCCAGCCGCAGGGTCAAACGCTGGGGCAGGTCACGACGGAAGAGCCGCAGCAAG GAGGAAGACGGGGCTCCACTGACAGCGGAGGCAGCAGCGCAGAGGGGAAGTCTTCCGACAATAAGGACGAGGCAAGGCCCAAGGAGGAGAGGAAGGAACGTAAGGGGAAGATGGAGAGTATCTACACCTTAGCCACCAACAAGACCATCGACAAACTGGTGGCACAGTACAAGAAACACAAGCAGCATCAGTCCATGACTACATTTGTGAAG GAGGAAAAGCAGGGCGATAGATCCACATCCAGCCTCATGAAGGGCCCTCCTCCTGTACCGGGTAAGGGGCAGAACCAGCAACAGTCACCAGAGGGCGCTGCTGAGCAGAACGGCGCCAAGCAGCAACCCCAGCAGCAGCAACCCAGGTCCCAACAGGACAGGAAGAAGTCAGAAGTGATGAAAGATTCGGACGCGAGGGTGCAGACCTGGACTGAGATTGTCTTATCAACTCTGCAACTTCTGCAGAAG
- the LOC136432284 gene encoding kelch-like protein 11: MAAAQQLGGRRAWVRHQFELLQRISKQREEDKYTDFTLKSKGKEFRVHRNVLAACSPYFDTLFQTNMMEQQSGTATLNFTSAEVMEELLAYMYSGSLRVQEDMVEELLKTADHLLMAEVKELCIQYLLEQLDVSNCLAMKALAEVYKADNLLKAANETIRKNVHTVIKWEETLDIPLHSVQELLADDLLQVAKEEELFGFLVSWTKRDLPERKDHFPSLFAHIRVTDIPKRYLEEYVKTEELVTESEECQKYIAKQTSSSEEESSQQLNARSGKMEEVVMVTGGVSRSPGNEEGTTEMLCYLPRQDTWCQLCPLNYAVTFNAIAALNGKVYVAGGRLWPENRVTSFVSCYSVVENSWTRVRNMSAKRANFALVPCNGCLYAIGGKSERIFLGGSIGEVPVTTVERYNEANHTWSYISSMTKVCSDVEAVATNDHIYLTFGKDQNGTNIAGNGQLPYYNVKTNVWGKVSATCPVSMSRGMDDENQILVSFLRDSKIHFLGLVDDESASDGFYQYYDIAANQWTAVTIDWPGNSQGIFLQRNISLYTPVHNGNIFICCTLDNENTGVPSETHYCGQMLTLEDKLLHLERTYTTTGVSSVRPTPTSSACHLDIPQKHLRAFAKDVTMSVSLL; the protein is encoded by the exons atggcggccgctCAACAACTTGGCGGACGGAGGGCGTGGGTTCGGCACCAATTCGAACTTTTACAGCGAATTAGCAAGCAGAGAGAAGAAGACAAATACACAGACTTCACGCTGAAGTCCAAGGGAAAGGAATTCCGTGTCCATCGCAATGTGCTGGCCGCCTGCAGCCCGTATTTCGACACACTTTTtcag ACCAACATGATGGAACAGCAGAGCGGGACGGCGACCTTGAACTTCACCTCTGCGGAGGTCATGGAGGAGCTGCTGGCATACATGTACTCGGGCTCGCTGAGGGTACAGGAGGACATGGTCGAGGAACTACTGAAGACGGCAGACCATCTACTCATGGCAGAGGTCAAGGAGCTGTGCATCCAGTACCTCCTG GAACAGCTGGATGTGTCCAACTGTCTGGCCATGAAGGCGTTGGCTGAGGTGTACAAGGCCGACAATCTCCTCAAAGCTGCCAACGAGACCATCCGCAAGAACGTCCACACTGTCATCAAATGGGAAGAAACTCTCGACATCCCTCTCCACAGCGTACAAGAGCTCTTAGCTGACGACCTATTGCAAGTGGCAAAGGAGGAGGAACTGTTTGGTTTCCTCGTCTCGTGGACCAAACGCGATTTGCCGGAAAGAAAGGATCATTTCCCATCCCTCTTTGCACACATTCGCGTCACAGACATTCCTAAACGATACCTGGAAGAATATGTGAAGACAGAAGAGTTGGTCACGGAAAGTGAGGAGTGTCAGAAGTACATCGCTAAGCAGACGTCTTCCTCTGAGGAAGAATCGTCCCAACAGTTGAATGCAAGGTCTGGAAAGATGGAGGAAGTCGTCATGGTAACGGGCGGGGTGAGCAGGTCGCCAGGCAACGAGGAGGGGACGACGGAGATGCTGTGTTATCTACCCCGACAGGACACGTGGTGCCAGCTCTGTCCCCTTAACTACGCCGTCACGTTTAACGCAATAGCGGCATTGAACGGGAAGGTCTATGTGGCCGGGGGACGGCTGTGGCCCGAGAATCGCGTGACTTCTTTCGTTTCCTGCTACTCTGTTGTGGAGAACTCCTGGACCAGGGTACGTAATATGAGCGCCAAGAGAGCGAACTTCGCTCTGGTGCCATGCAACGGTTGCTTGTACGCCATCGGTGGGAAGAGCGAGAGGATATTCTTGGGTGGCTCCATCGGCGAGGTGCCCGTGACAACGGTAGAGCGGTACAATGAGGCCAATCACACCTGGTCTTACATCTCATCCATGACCAAAGTCTGCAGTGACGTGGAGGCAGTTGCCACAAACGACCACATCTATTTAACTTTCGGGAAGGACCAAAACGGTACAAACATAGCTGGCAACGGCCAGCTACCCTACTACAACGTGAAAACAAATGTCTGGGGCAAAGTGTCGGCTACATGCCCAGTTTCGATGAGCAGGGGAATGGACGACGAGAATCAGATCTTGGTGTCCTTTCTCAGGGACAGCAAGATTCACTTTCTTGGTCTAGTGGACGATGAGTCAGCCAGTGACGGATTCTACCAGTACTACGACATCGCCGCCAACCAGTGGACTGCAGTGACCATCGACTGGCCGGGAAATAGTCAAGGTATTTTCCTGCAACGGAACATTTCGCTCTACACACCCGTCCACAATGGAAACATTTTCATATGCTGCACTCTGGACAATGAAAACACTGGTGTACCCAGTGAGACCCACTACTGTGGACAGATGCTGACTTTGGAGGATAAGCTCCTCCATCTCGAGCGCACGTATACAACAACGGGAGTGTCTTCAGTCAGACCTACACCGACTTCTTCAGCGTGTCATCTCGACATTCCTCAGAAGCACCTAAGAGCCTTTGCCAAAGATGTGACAATGTCAGTGTCATTGCTTTaa